In Saccharothrix syringae, the following are encoded in one genomic region:
- a CDS encoding alpha/beta hydrolase, with protein sequence MLKRIALLTASLVLATPGGTAAAFSPRVEVVGDLARAAHVVVVVPGSDVDGRRFGATVGRAARALHAEVGRADVAVVAWLGYRTPSGLGVDAAAGRLAREGARALDAYVRALPGRVHVVCHSYGSVVCGLARPPVEDLVLLGSPGVRAGSVGEFGGTRVWAARGSRDWVRWVPGVRLGDLGHGVDPVAPGFGARVFDAGDAEHDGYFRAGSVALRAVARIVVGGQP encoded by the coding sequence GTGCTCAAGAGGATCGCTCTGTTGACGGCGTCGCTGGTGCTCGCGACGCCCGGTGGGACGGCTGCCGCGTTCTCCCCGCGGGTCGAGGTGGTGGGGGATCTGGCGCGGGCCGCGCACGTGGTCGTGGTGGTGCCGGGGTCCGATGTGGACGGTCGTCGGTTCGGCGCGACGGTCGGGCGGGCGGCGCGCGCGTTGCACGCGGAGGTCGGGCGCGCGGACGTGGCGGTGGTGGCCTGGCTGGGGTACCGGACGCCGTCCGGGCTCGGCGTGGACGCGGCGGCCGGGCGGTTGGCGCGGGAGGGTGCGCGGGCGCTGGACGCCTACGTGCGCGCGCTGCCGGGGCGGGTGCACGTGGTGTGCCACAGCTACGGGTCGGTGGTGTGCGGGCTGGCCCGGCCGCCGGTGGAGGACCTGGTGCTCCTCGGGTCGCCGGGGGTGCGCGCGGGGTCGGTGGGCGAGTTCGGCGGGACCCGGGTGTGGGCGGCGCGGGGGAGCCGGGACTGGGTGCGGTGGGTGCCCGGGGTGCGGTTGGGGGACCTGGGGCACGGGGTCGACCCGGTGGCGCCGGGGTTCGGCGCGCGGGTGTTCGACGCCGGGGACGCCGAGCACGACGGGTACTTCCGGGCCGGGTCGGTCGCGTTGCGCGCGGTGGCCCGGATCGTGGTGGGCGGGCAGCCGTGA